From Xyrauchen texanus isolate HMW12.3.18 chromosome 12, RBS_HiC_50CHRs, whole genome shotgun sequence, one genomic window encodes:
- the LOC127652375 gene encoding E3 ubiquitin/ISG15 ligase TRIM25-like, whose product MAEANISWTDDQLCCPVCLDLLKDPVGIPCGHSYCMSCITEYWNQDDLRGVFRCPTCRKTFTPRPDLGKNVMLAEMVEKLKRARIQVTQCYAGPGDVECGVCTGRKQKAVKSCLVCLNSYCQNHLEQHENLFKGMRHNVIDATGRLQEMICPQHDKILEFYCHTDQKCICVLCMINEHKNHNTVSAAEASNEKQKVLAETQLKFQQRIQQREKDLQELREAVESHKHSAQTAVEDCELIFTEFISSIERRRSEVTQLIRDQEKAAVSRAEELLKQLEQEIDDLRRRDAELQRLSYSNDDIHVLQSFHSLSAPSGLTDSPSINVTSHLPYDHIMNSVSQLRDQLEHFCEEEMEKIFAGGYNSKTKDEIPGNSLENTMVELHREPMTAHDSRKRRTTTTITVLDPETGKEVSLDEAYRMGLINYNTYIHIQGKQ is encoded by the exons ATGGCAGAAGCCAATATTTCATGGACTGATGACCAGTTATGCTGTCCAGTGTGTCTGGATCTCCTAAAGGATCCAGTGGGCATTCCCTGTGGACACAGTTACTGTATGAGCTGTATTACAGAATACTGGAATCAGGATGATCTGAGGGGAGTCTTCAGATGCCCTACGTGTAGAAAGACCTTCACTCCAAGACCTGATTTAGGGAAGAATGTGATGCTTGCTGAAATGGTGGAGAAACTGAAGAGGGCAAGAATCCAAGTTACTCAATGCTACGCTGGTCCTGGAGATGTGGAGTGTGGCGTCTGTACTGGAAGAAAACAGAAAGCCGTCAAGTCCTGTCTGGTGTGTCTGAACTCTTACTGTCAAAATCATCTTGAACAACATGAGAATCTCTTCAAGGGTATGAGACATAACGTGATAGATGCCACTGGACGACTCCAGGAGATGATCTGCCCTCAACATGATAAAATTCTGGAATTTTACTGTCACACTGACCAGAAATGCATTTGTGTGCTGTGTATGATAAATGAACACAAAAACCACAACACTGTATCAGCAGCAGAAGCAAGCAATGAGAAACAG AAAGTTTTGGCGGAGACGCAGCTTAAATTCCAGCAGAGAAtccagcagagagagaaagatctTCAGGAGCTGAGAGAGGCTGTGGAGTCTCATAAG CACTCTGCACAGACAGCAGTGGAGGACTGTGAGCTGATTTTCACCGAGTTCATCTCATCCATTGAGAGAAGGCGCTCTGAGGTCACACAGCTGATCAGAGATCAGGAGAAGGCTGCAGTGAGTCGAGCTGAAGAACTCTTGAAGCAACTGGAGCAGGAGATTGATGATCTGAGGAGGAGAGATGCTGAGTTGCAGCGGCTTTCATACTCCAACGATGACATCCATGTCCTCCAG AGTTTCCATTCTCTCTCCGCCCCTTCTGGACTTACAGACTCGCCCAGCATCAATGTCACTTCTCATCTCCCTTATGATCACATAATGAACTCTGTCTCTCAACTCAGAGACCAACTGGAGCATTTCTGCGAAGAGGAGATGGAGAAGATATTTGCTGGAG GCTACAACAGCAAGACGAAAGATGAGATTCCTGGGAATTCCCTGGAAAACACCATGGTGGAGCTGCATAGAGAACCAATGACAGCACATGATTCACGGAAAAGAAGAACCACCACCACCATAACGGTTTTGGACCCAGAGACTGGCAAAGAAGTATCGCTCGACGAGGCCTATCGTATGGGTCTGATTAATTACAATACATACATTCATATTCAAGGGAAACAATGA